The Bradyrhizobium oligotrophicum S58 genome contains the following window.
GTCCTTGGTAAAGATGAACGGCGATCCCAAGAGGATTTCGCTGCCGTTGATGACATTGAGCTTGCCGAGCTTGCCGGCCTCGACCGAGGTCGCACCGGGCTTGAGCTTGCCGTCGACCACCGCACGCATCACATAGGTCGCGGCGTAGCCGAGATCGACCGGATTCCACAGCACGACGGACTTGACGCAGCCTGCATTGACATAGGGCTTCATCGCATTCGGCGTGGCCAGGCCGACGACGGCGACCTTGCCGCACAGGCGCGCCTTGGTCACGGCTTCGGCCGAAGCAGGCGTCGCAACCGACGTCATGCCGAACAGGCCCGCGAGCTTGTCACCATATTTGTTGATCAACGTGGTCGCCTGGTTGAGCGAGAGCACGTTGTCCTCCTGCGCCTCCACCGTCTCCAGCCATTTCAGCTTGGGATGGCATTTGGCGGCGTAGGCCGACATTTCAGCGATCCAGCGCGCCTGGTTGGGCGTGGTGAAGGTGCTGGTGACGATGGCAAATCCCTTGTCTTCGCCGGCTTCCTTGGCCATCGCGTCGATCATCGCCTTGGCGATGCCGTTGAACTCGGCCTGGTTGACGAACCACTCGCGCGCATCGGGCTGCGCATTGGCGTCGTAGCCGACGACGTGGATGCCCTTTGACAGCGCCTTCTTGAGGACAGGGGCGATCGCGACCGGATCATTGGCGGCGAACAGGACGCCGTCGACGCCGCGGGTGATGTAGTTGTCGATGAACTTGATCTGCTCGTCGATCTTGGCCTCAGTGGGTCCGTCGGTGGTCACCTTGACGTTGCCGAGCTCCTTGGCGGCGTCCTGCATGCCCTTGGTGGTGGCGTTGAAGTAGCCGATCCCGATCAGCTTGGGCACGTCGACCAGAGTGATCGGCTTGCCGGCCTTGTCGGCTGCGCCGGTGACCTTGCCGCCATCATAGGGCTTGGCCGCTGCGGCCGCGGCCGGACTGGCGTCGCAGGACAGCGGGCTGGTCGGAAGATCGTCGGCTCCGTCCCATTTGTCCGCGGCAGAAGCGGAGCCGCTCGCCATCGCCGCGCCGAGGATCAGCAGCGCGGCCGTCTTCATCCTACGATGTCTGATGGTCGTCTTCATCTTGACCTCCCTACAATGCCGCTTCTTGCGGCTTATCACCCCATCAGCTCGCGACCTCGCGACGTCCGTGGAGAGAGCTTGCGATCAGCGTCGATGCGATCAGGACCGCACCGATGACGATGATGGTGGCGTCACCCTTGACCCCGGTCAGCGCCAGCCCGTTCTTCAACAGCTGGATCATGACGAGGCCGATGACCGTTCCCCAGATCGTCCCTACTCCGCCGAAAATACTGGTGCCGCCGAGGACCACGGCGGCGATGACATCGAGCTCGTAGCCGGTCCCCATGTCCGAACGCGTCGTGGTCACGCGCGACACCAGAACCCAGGCCGACACGCCCGCGGCCAGGCCCGACAGCGTGTAGATGATCAGCTTCGTCCGATCGACCGGCAGTCCGGAAAACCTTGCAGCGGTCTCGTTGTGGCCGATCGCATAGAGCGTACGGCCGAAGGTGGTGCGGTCCAGGACGATGCCGGCCGCGACGATGCCGGCCAGCAGAATCCAGAGCTGCATGGGAACGCCCAGCCATTCCCCCTGGCCTAAGAAGAAGAACCATTCGGGATAATTGCGCACCGAGCGCGCCTGACTGATGCCTTCAGCCAACCCGCGATACAGCGCCAGCGTGGCGATGGTCATGATCAGCGGCGGCACCCGGACACGGGTGATCATCAATCCGTTGACGAAGCCGGCCACGCCGCCGACGCCGACGGCAAAGACGACGGCCAGCGGCAAGGG
Protein-coding sequences here:
- a CDS encoding autoinducer 2 ABC transporter substrate-binding protein → MKTAALLILGAAMASGSASAADKWDGADDLPTSPLSCDASPAAAAAAKPYDGGKVTGAADKAGKPITLVDVPKLIGIGYFNATTKGMQDAAKELGNVKVTTDGPTEAKIDEQIKFIDNYITRGVDGVLFAANDPVAIAPVLKKALSKGIHVVGYDANAQPDAREWFVNQAEFNGIAKAMIDAMAKEAGEDKGFAIVTSTFTTPNQARWIAEMSAYAAKCHPKLKWLETVEAQEDNVLSLNQATTLINKYGDKLAGLFGMTSVATPASAEAVTKARLCGKVAVVGLATPNAMKPYVNAGCVKSVVLWNPVDLGYAATYVMRAVVDGKLKPGATSVEAGKLGKLNVINGSEILLGSPFIFTKDNIKDFDF
- a CDS encoding ABC transporter permease; this translates as MAVLATEIRSSAPRWLIRHETLLAAILAVALAILCVFNENFLTIDNLLNQGRLMTEVGLLALPMTFIIITGGIDLSVGSIVGLCAIILGYSWKNLGFPLPLAVVFAVGVGGVAGFVNGLMITRVRVPPLIMTIATLALYRGLAEGISQARSVRNYPEWFFFLGQGEWLGVPMQLWILLAGIVAAGIVLDRTTFGRTLYAIGHNETAARFSGLPVDRTKLIIYTLSGLAAGVSAWVLVSRVTTTRSDMGTGYELDVIAAVVLGGTSIFGGVGTIWGTVIGLVMIQLLKNGLALTGVKGDATIIVIGAVLIASTLIASSLHGRREVAS